One genomic segment of Drosophila melanogaster chromosome 3R includes these proteins:
- the CG4467 gene encoding uncharacterized protein, isoform A, translated as MTNDPDLDDCAFLSGGESSGGRQTRTGVAVCSQRRALLVAGIVLGSLLLTAIIIAYAGPQNDCSCGSKTVSGYETDEENNTQPFNPIATNGEPFPWLEKMLPTSVRPLRYMVTIHPNLTTLDVKGQVTIDLHVEKETNFIVLHIQDLNVTEKAIVTPGPKGYALKIVKVLEFPPRQQLYIEVKERLKKKSNYTLNLRWYSKLNPEPEGFYVDQYESSNGVERLLAATVFRPNGARRAFPCFDEPHVRAPFRISVFRDRFHIGLSNSIVHTTEDVGFYMGTGLLRDDFIETPPLPADAVAWVVSDFQRESLQPSAAYIPTTPAPPGSGVGGKKSAQLNNYTQLKGKNPPVRNITALTHSLNVNLTPRQNLTVVQPTTTTAWPVNLNGNGKPSNLTSLSQSTGSSIKRAPSYTFYAPRDLLIRSSFILHTSRDVLEYLQTWLDISYPLTKVDFVALPSLDRNMISSLGLVTLKTSFLTDPSSITSEQYQFSALRIAEAMVRQFFGGITSRKVLKDVWLWEGLIQYLGIHALAPLQETWPLREMYLLKMATAALDIDAIQGWDSIMNGTSHDGNNEEFFVQKTAAIFSMLHTAIGEDRFRGCLGSFLKVNRFRTAEPTDLWTICTKKANGSKNIKDMMTLWTHQPGFPLLTVTKMGNSISISQRPFRPAEFLAIHDDSYDGNNYNKTTLNATDMPSTVATTTQGSKHKVAPHMKWIFPVTYVTDINNVSETLWMQNVDVTFNVPENVKWIKVNAIQNGYYRVVYNDDNWASLIEELAANPNRFTSEDRLGMLSDAFTLCHANLLPCEITMNMIQYLPSETHYGPMALALRHLEKWRRILKYSECFLMLSEFIKMKISTVMEKVGWSDDGDVATRLLRPEVLLASVLWEDIDSITKAKNMLNQYLYYNGTAIPPNLREVVYTGSILSGEYIYWQHCWERFVNLQRTSETFVERMQLLRALGRTKDAWLQNRLLSHVTMLPTEEVVQVLKAIAGTPTGGAMACRFLQAKWFELEKRLGPGTISFAKVISAITQYGATKFDYDELKSLVHRFGRGHGMSVLNMTLSSVASNVEWVARSQTSLYKWVEGNLHSHR; from the exons ATGACAAATGATCCGGACCTCGATGACTGTGCATTTCTATCCG GTGGCGAATCGAGCGGCGGACGGCAGACGCGCACCGGAGTGGCCGTCTGTTCACAGCGCCGGGCTCTACTTGTGGCCGGAATTGTGCTCGGCTCGCTGCTGCTGACGGCCATCATCATCGCCTACGCGGGACCGCAGAACG ACTGCTCCTGCGGATCGAAAACGGTATCCGGTTACGAAACGGATGAAGAGAATAACACGCAGCCCTTCAATCCGATTGCAACCAATGGGGAGCCATTTCCATGGCTGGAGAAGATGCTGCCCACCAGTGTGCGACCGCTGCGCTACATGGTCACCATCCATCCCAATTTGACGACACTGGACGTCAAAG GCCAAGTCACCATCGATTTGCATGTGGAGAAGGAGACCAACTTCATTGTGCTGCACATCCAGGACCTCAATGTCACCGAGAAG GCCATCGTGACCCCGGGTCCCAAAGGTTATGCCCTCAAGATTGTTAAGGTGCTGGAGTTTCCGCCCCGACAGCAGCTTTACATCGAGGTGAAGGAGAGACTCAAAAAGAAGTCCAATTACACCCTCAACCTTCGCTGGTACTCCAAACTAAATCCGGAGCCAGAGGGCTTCTATGTGGACCAGTACGAGAGCTCCAATGGCGTTGAAAG ATTATTAGCTGCCACAGTTTTTCGACCGAATGGTGCAAGAAGAGCATTTCCCTGCTTCGATGAGCCGCACGTTCGAGCACCATTCCGGATCTCCGTGTTCCGAGATCGTTTTCACATCGGCCTATCCAACTCCATAGTGCACACCACCGAGGATGTTGGCTTCTACATGGGCACAGGATTG CTCCGCGATGACTTCATAGAGACTCCGCCACTGCCAGCCGATGCGGTGGCCTGGGTGGTTAGTGACTTCCAGCGCGAATCCCTGCAGCCCTCAGCGGCATATATACCCACGACACCAGCGCCACCGGGTTCCGGAGTGGGTGGCAAAAAGTCTGCCCAGCTAAACAATTATACTCAGCTTAAGGGCAAAAACCCGCCGGTACGAAACATCACTGCCCTGACGCATTCATTGAATGTCAACCTGACGCCACGGCAAAATCTGACAGTGGTCCAACCAACGACGACAACAGCTTGGCCAGTTAATCTCAATGGGAACGGAAAGCCATCGAATCTAACATCACTTTCACAGTCCACGGGATCTTCGATCAAGAGAGCTCCATCGTACACCTTCTATGCACCCAGAGATCTGCTGATTCGATCTTCATTCATATTGCATACTTCAAGAGACGTTCTGGAATATTTGCAGACCTGGTTGGATATCAGTTATCCGCTCACGAAAGTGGACTTTGTGGCTTTGCCTTCCCTGGATCGTAATATGATCTCCTCGCTGGGATTGGTCACATTGAAAACCTCGTTCTTAACGGATCCCAGTTCAATTACCTCCGAGCAATATCAGTTTAGTGCCCTACGAATTGCCGAGGCGATGGTTAGGCAGTTCTTTGGAGGAATCACTTCGCGCAAGGTGCTCAAGGATGTTTGGTTGTGGGAGGGATTAATCCAGTATTTGGGCATTCACGCCTTGGCTCCCCTTCAGGAAACATGGCCCTTGAGAGAAATGTACCTCTTGAAGATGGCCACAGCTGCGTTGGATATCGATGCCATTCAAGGATGGGATAGCATCATGAACGGCACCAGTCACGATGGCAACAATGAGGAGTTCTTTGTTCAAAAGACAGCGGCCATATTCTCCATGTTGCACACGGCCATCGGTGAGGATCGTTTCAGGGGCTGCCTGGGCTCGTTCCTCAAGGTGAATCGATTTAGGACTGCTGAACCCACTGATCTATGGACCATTTGCACGAAGAAAGCCAACGGTTCGAAAAATATCAAGGACATGATGACACTGTGGACGCATCAGCCGGGCTTTCCCCTCCTCACGGTCACCAAAATGGGTAACAGCATTTCCATATCGCAGAGACCTTTTCGACCAGCGGAATTTCTGGCCATCCATGATGACTCCTACGATggtaataactataataaaaCGACGCTGAATGCCACCGATATGCCAAGCACAGTGGCAACCACAACACAGGGTAGCAAGCATAAGGTGGCGCCGCACATGAAGTGGATCTTTCCAGTCACCTATGTGACAGATATCAACAATGTCAGCGAAACCCTTTGGATGCAAAATGTGGATG TAACCTTCAATGTGCCGGAGAACGTAAAATGGATCAAAGTGAATGCTATACAAAACGGCTATTACCGAGTGGTCTACAATGATGATAATTGGGCAAGTCTAATCGAGGAGTTGGCCGCAAATCCCAACCGCTTTACCAGCGAG GATCGCCTGGGAATGTTGTCGGATGCCTTCACGCTCTGTCATGCGAATCTGCTGCCCTGTGAGATCACCATGAACATGATTCAATATCTGCCCAGTGAGACGCACTACGGTCCAATGGCTTTGGCATTGAGACATTTGGAAAAGTGGCGACGCATCCTTAAGTACTCGGAGTGCTTCCTTATGCTTAGCGAGTTCATTAAGATGAAGATATCCACGGTGATGGAGAAGGTCGGCTGGTCGGATGACGGTGATGTGGCCACCAG ATTACTGCGTCCCGAAGTGCTTTTGGCATCGGTTCTGTGGGAAGATATCGATAGCATTACCAAGGCAAAGAATATGCTAAATCAGTATCTATACTACAATGGCACCGCCATTCCACCAAATCTTAGAGAG gTGGTTTACACGGGCTCCATTCTATCCGGCGAATATATTTATTGGCAGCATTGCTGGGAACGCTTTGTTAACCTGCAGCGAACATCAGAGACTTTCGTAGAGCGGATGCAGTTGCTCCGAGCCTTGGGCAGAACCAAGGATGCTTGGCTGCAGAATCGCCTGTTATCACACGTTACAATGCTGCCCACCGAAGAGGTGGTGCAGGTGCTCAAGGCCATTGCCGGAACGCCGACAGGTGGAGCTATGGCCTGTCGCTTCCTCCAAGCCAAGTGGTTTGAGTTGGAGAAGCGGCTGGGACCTGGAACAATCAGCTTCGCCAAGGTCATATCGGCCATCACGCAGTACGGGGCCACTAAGTTCGATTACGATGAG CTCAAATCGCTGGTCCATCGATTTGGCCGGGGTCATGGTATGTCTGTGCTGAATATGACCTTGAGCAGCGTGGCCTCTAACGTGGAGTGGGTGGCCCGGTCACAGACGTCGCTCTACAAGTGGGTGGAGGGCAACCTGCACTCGCACCGATAG
- the CG4467 gene encoding uncharacterized protein, isoform B encodes MLCCGFCCGNMSKRDYKVATTDGIELEPLGGEKCDKDKDKDKEKQTNGVTFGGESSGGRQTRTGVAVCSQRRALLVAGIVLGSLLLTAIIIAYAGPQNDCSCGSKTVSGYETDEENNTQPFNPIATNGEPFPWLEKMLPTSVRPLRYMVTIHPNLTTLDVKGQVTIDLHVEKETNFIVLHIQDLNVTEKAIVTPGPKGYALKIVKVLEFPPRQQLYIEVKERLKKKSNYTLNLRWYSKLNPEPEGFYVDQYESSNGVERLLAATVFRPNGARRAFPCFDEPHVRAPFRISVFRDRFHIGLSNSIVHTTEDVGFYMGTGLLRDDFIETPPLPADAVAWVVSDFQRESLQPSAAYIPTTPAPPGSGVGGKKSAQLNNYTQLKGKNPPVRNITALTHSLNVNLTPRQNLTVVQPTTTTAWPVNLNGNGKPSNLTSLSQSTGSSIKRAPSYTFYAPRDLLIRSSFILHTSRDVLEYLQTWLDISYPLTKVDFVALPSLDRNMISSLGLVTLKTSFLTDPSSITSEQYQFSALRIAEAMVRQFFGGITSRKVLKDVWLWEGLIQYLGIHALAPLQETWPLREMYLLKMATAALDIDAIQGWDSIMNGTSHDGNNEEFFVQKTAAIFSMLHTAIGEDRFRGCLGSFLKVNRFRTAEPTDLWTICTKKANGSKNIKDMMTLWTHQPGFPLLTVTKMGNSISISQRPFRPAEFLAIHDDSYDGNNYNKTTLNATDMPSTVATTTQGSKHKVAPHMKWIFPVTYVTDINNVSETLWMQNVDVTFNVPENVKWIKVNAIQNGYYRVVYNDDNWASLIEELAANPNRFTSEDRLGMLSDAFTLCHANLLPCEITMNMIQYLPSETHYGPMALALRHLEKWRRILKYSECFLMLSEFIKMKISTVMEKVGWSDDGDVATRLLRPEVLLASVLWEDIDSITKAKNMLNQYLYYNGTAIPPNLREVVYTGSILSGEYIYWQHCWERFVNLQRTSETFVERMQLLRALGRTKDAWLQNRLLSHVTMLPTEEVVQVLKAIAGTPTGGAMACRFLQAKWFELEKRLGPGTISFAKVISAITQYGATKFDYDELKSLVHRFGRGHGMSVLNMTLSSVASNVEWVARSQTSLYKWVEGNLHSHR; translated from the exons GTGGCGAATCGAGCGGCGGACGGCAGACGCGCACCGGAGTGGCCGTCTGTTCACAGCGCCGGGCTCTACTTGTGGCCGGAATTGTGCTCGGCTCGCTGCTGCTGACGGCCATCATCATCGCCTACGCGGGACCGCAGAACG ACTGCTCCTGCGGATCGAAAACGGTATCCGGTTACGAAACGGATGAAGAGAATAACACGCAGCCCTTCAATCCGATTGCAACCAATGGGGAGCCATTTCCATGGCTGGAGAAGATGCTGCCCACCAGTGTGCGACCGCTGCGCTACATGGTCACCATCCATCCCAATTTGACGACACTGGACGTCAAAG GCCAAGTCACCATCGATTTGCATGTGGAGAAGGAGACCAACTTCATTGTGCTGCACATCCAGGACCTCAATGTCACCGAGAAG GCCATCGTGACCCCGGGTCCCAAAGGTTATGCCCTCAAGATTGTTAAGGTGCTGGAGTTTCCGCCCCGACAGCAGCTTTACATCGAGGTGAAGGAGAGACTCAAAAAGAAGTCCAATTACACCCTCAACCTTCGCTGGTACTCCAAACTAAATCCGGAGCCAGAGGGCTTCTATGTGGACCAGTACGAGAGCTCCAATGGCGTTGAAAG ATTATTAGCTGCCACAGTTTTTCGACCGAATGGTGCAAGAAGAGCATTTCCCTGCTTCGATGAGCCGCACGTTCGAGCACCATTCCGGATCTCCGTGTTCCGAGATCGTTTTCACATCGGCCTATCCAACTCCATAGTGCACACCACCGAGGATGTTGGCTTCTACATGGGCACAGGATTG CTCCGCGATGACTTCATAGAGACTCCGCCACTGCCAGCCGATGCGGTGGCCTGGGTGGTTAGTGACTTCCAGCGCGAATCCCTGCAGCCCTCAGCGGCATATATACCCACGACACCAGCGCCACCGGGTTCCGGAGTGGGTGGCAAAAAGTCTGCCCAGCTAAACAATTATACTCAGCTTAAGGGCAAAAACCCGCCGGTACGAAACATCACTGCCCTGACGCATTCATTGAATGTCAACCTGACGCCACGGCAAAATCTGACAGTGGTCCAACCAACGACGACAACAGCTTGGCCAGTTAATCTCAATGGGAACGGAAAGCCATCGAATCTAACATCACTTTCACAGTCCACGGGATCTTCGATCAAGAGAGCTCCATCGTACACCTTCTATGCACCCAGAGATCTGCTGATTCGATCTTCATTCATATTGCATACTTCAAGAGACGTTCTGGAATATTTGCAGACCTGGTTGGATATCAGTTATCCGCTCACGAAAGTGGACTTTGTGGCTTTGCCTTCCCTGGATCGTAATATGATCTCCTCGCTGGGATTGGTCACATTGAAAACCTCGTTCTTAACGGATCCCAGTTCAATTACCTCCGAGCAATATCAGTTTAGTGCCCTACGAATTGCCGAGGCGATGGTTAGGCAGTTCTTTGGAGGAATCACTTCGCGCAAGGTGCTCAAGGATGTTTGGTTGTGGGAGGGATTAATCCAGTATTTGGGCATTCACGCCTTGGCTCCCCTTCAGGAAACATGGCCCTTGAGAGAAATGTACCTCTTGAAGATGGCCACAGCTGCGTTGGATATCGATGCCATTCAAGGATGGGATAGCATCATGAACGGCACCAGTCACGATGGCAACAATGAGGAGTTCTTTGTTCAAAAGACAGCGGCCATATTCTCCATGTTGCACACGGCCATCGGTGAGGATCGTTTCAGGGGCTGCCTGGGCTCGTTCCTCAAGGTGAATCGATTTAGGACTGCTGAACCCACTGATCTATGGACCATTTGCACGAAGAAAGCCAACGGTTCGAAAAATATCAAGGACATGATGACACTGTGGACGCATCAGCCGGGCTTTCCCCTCCTCACGGTCACCAAAATGGGTAACAGCATTTCCATATCGCAGAGACCTTTTCGACCAGCGGAATTTCTGGCCATCCATGATGACTCCTACGATggtaataactataataaaaCGACGCTGAATGCCACCGATATGCCAAGCACAGTGGCAACCACAACACAGGGTAGCAAGCATAAGGTGGCGCCGCACATGAAGTGGATCTTTCCAGTCACCTATGTGACAGATATCAACAATGTCAGCGAAACCCTTTGGATGCAAAATGTGGATG TAACCTTCAATGTGCCGGAGAACGTAAAATGGATCAAAGTGAATGCTATACAAAACGGCTATTACCGAGTGGTCTACAATGATGATAATTGGGCAAGTCTAATCGAGGAGTTGGCCGCAAATCCCAACCGCTTTACCAGCGAG GATCGCCTGGGAATGTTGTCGGATGCCTTCACGCTCTGTCATGCGAATCTGCTGCCCTGTGAGATCACCATGAACATGATTCAATATCTGCCCAGTGAGACGCACTACGGTCCAATGGCTTTGGCATTGAGACATTTGGAAAAGTGGCGACGCATCCTTAAGTACTCGGAGTGCTTCCTTATGCTTAGCGAGTTCATTAAGATGAAGATATCCACGGTGATGGAGAAGGTCGGCTGGTCGGATGACGGTGATGTGGCCACCAG ATTACTGCGTCCCGAAGTGCTTTTGGCATCGGTTCTGTGGGAAGATATCGATAGCATTACCAAGGCAAAGAATATGCTAAATCAGTATCTATACTACAATGGCACCGCCATTCCACCAAATCTTAGAGAG gTGGTTTACACGGGCTCCATTCTATCCGGCGAATATATTTATTGGCAGCATTGCTGGGAACGCTTTGTTAACCTGCAGCGAACATCAGAGACTTTCGTAGAGCGGATGCAGTTGCTCCGAGCCTTGGGCAGAACCAAGGATGCTTGGCTGCAGAATCGCCTGTTATCACACGTTACAATGCTGCCCACCGAAGAGGTGGTGCAGGTGCTCAAGGCCATTGCCGGAACGCCGACAGGTGGAGCTATGGCCTGTCGCTTCCTCCAAGCCAAGTGGTTTGAGTTGGAGAAGCGGCTGGGACCTGGAACAATCAGCTTCGCCAAGGTCATATCGGCCATCACGCAGTACGGGGCCACTAAGTTCGATTACGATGAG CTCAAATCGCTGGTCCATCGATTTGGCCGGGGTCATGGTATGTCTGTGCTGAATATGACCTTGAGCAGCGTGGCCTCTAACGTGGAGTGGGTGGCCCGGTCACAGACGTCGCTCTACAAGTGGGTGGAGGGCAACCTGCACTCGCACCGATAG